One Tolypothrix bouteillei VB521301 DNA window includes the following coding sequences:
- a CDS encoding tail fiber domain-containing protein: MQLNHFESIKSDSQNLIEDLTDEELAACVGGCDLSVTASSQEVVNVPLVEGIPVLGECVVKASFLGIQYDPNGSRRSVASDRNIKEAISEVNTQEILHGIVNLPITSWQYKHQDASVRHIGPMAQDFAATFQVGDSDRTINIVDGMGVSLAAIQALYQLIQEKDSQLSELRAELHQLKQHIHSTVSK; the protein is encoded by the coding sequence ATGCAGCTTAATCATTTTGAATCAATCAAATCTGATTCTCAAAACCTCATTGAAGATCTGACTGATGAAGAGTTAGCAGCTTGTGTCGGAGGTTGCGATCTTTCCGTAACGGCTAGCTCGCAAGAGGTTGTCAATGTTCCACTTGTTGAAGGAATTCCCGTTCTTGGAGAATGCGTTGTTAAAGCCAGTTTTCTCGGAATCCAATACGATCCGAATGGTTCCCGACGTTCTGTCGCAAGCGATCGCAATATCAAAGAAGCAATCTCTGAAGTCAATACTCAAGAAATTCTCCATGGGATTGTCAATTTGCCCATCACTAGCTGGCAATATAAACATCAGGATGCTTCAGTTCGCCATATCGGTCCGATGGCGCAAGACTTTGCTGCAACGTTTCAAGTCGGTGACAGCGATCGCACAATTAATATTGTAGATGGCATGGGAGTTTCCCTCGCAGCAATCCAAGCACTCTACCAGTTAATACAAGAAAAAGACTCACAACTTAGCGAACTGCGAGCAGAATTACACCAACTCAAGCAACATATTCATTCTACGGTCTCCAAATAG
- a CDS encoding amylo-alpha-1,6-glucosidase: MCVEFGREVCGYLNIAESKEWLVTNGIGGYASGTVGGLLTRRYHGLLVASLNPPLGRTLMLAKLDDTAVYGEQLYPLFTNRWTDGTVSPHGYLHIERFFLQGTTPTWRFACADALLEKRVWMQQGANTTYVQYTLHRATQPLKLILKAMVNYRDYHGDTQSSDWQMSIEPMEGGICTIAFPNAVPFYLLCKNAQVSPCHTWVTGFDLAVERYRGLSDRDNHLHAATFEVTLNAGESVTFVASLEKEPDLDGEAAFKSRRTQEQKLTSLWKANRPINAKETPAWVNQLVLAADQFIVSRPLNDDPNGKTIIAGYHWFGDWGRDTMISLPGLTIATGRPEVARSILRTFAKYVDRGMLPNRFPDAGEIPEYNTVDATLWYFEAIRIYYSATEDSDLLQELFPVLVDIIDWHCQGTRYNIHLDMTDGLLYAGEVGSQLTWMDAKVGDWVVTPRIGKPIEVNALWYNALRIIANFARLLDKPHQGYEAMAERTLVSFSKFWNDEMGYCYDVIDSPEGSDRSLRPNQIFAVSLPDSPLTPEQQQKVVDVCGRALLNSHGLRSLSSDRPEYKGHYGGNALQRDGAYHQGTTWGWLIGPFVLAHLRVYKDPVQARQFLEPMANHLRSHGVGNLSEIFDGDPPITPRGCIAQAWTVAEVLRAWFATEEAGANK, translated from the coding sequence ATGTGTGTTGAATTTGGTCGAGAAGTTTGCGGCTATCTGAATATAGCGGAGTCGAAAGAATGGTTGGTCACCAATGGTATAGGTGGTTATGCTTCTGGTACTGTCGGAGGATTGCTTACTCGTCGCTATCACGGTTTGCTTGTGGCTTCTCTCAATCCACCTTTAGGTCGTACTTTGATGCTGGCTAAGTTGGATGATACTGCTGTGTACGGAGAGCAGCTGTACCCACTATTTACCAATCGTTGGACTGATGGAACTGTTAGCCCTCATGGCTATCTTCATATAGAACGCTTTTTTTTACAAGGTACTACCCCTACATGGCGTTTTGCTTGTGCTGATGCTTTATTGGAAAAACGCGTTTGGATGCAACAGGGTGCAAACACAACTTATGTTCAGTACACATTGCACCGTGCAACGCAACCTTTAAAGCTGATACTGAAGGCAATGGTGAATTATCGCGATTATCACGGCGATACTCAAAGCAGTGATTGGCAAATGAGCATAGAGCCAATGGAAGGGGGAATTTGTACGATCGCTTTTCCAAATGCAGTCCCGTTTTATCTCCTGTGTAAAAATGCTCAAGTTTCGCCATGTCATACTTGGGTCACTGGTTTTGATTTAGCAGTAGAACGTTATCGAGGATTGAGCGATCGCGACAATCACTTGCATGCTGCTACTTTTGAGGTGACGTTAAATGCTGGAGAATCCGTGACTTTTGTTGCGAGTCTTGAGAAAGAACCAGATTTAGATGGTGAAGCAGCATTTAAGTCACGGCGAACCCAGGAACAGAAGTTAACTAGTCTTTGGAAAGCAAATCGACCCATCAATGCAAAAGAAACGCCTGCTTGGGTCAATCAGTTAGTTCTTGCAGCCGACCAATTTATTGTGTCGCGCCCCTTAAATGATGACCCCAATGGCAAGACGATTATTGCAGGTTATCACTGGTTTGGTGACTGGGGAAGGGATACGATGATTAGTCTTCCCGGTTTGACCATCGCTACCGGAAGACCGGAAGTTGCTCGTTCTATTCTTCGCACTTTTGCTAAATATGTCGATCGGGGAATGTTACCCAATCGCTTTCCCGATGCTGGGGAGATACCGGAATATAACACTGTTGATGCGACGTTGTGGTACTTTGAAGCTATTCGCATCTACTATAGCGCCACAGAAGATAGCGATTTACTGCAAGAACTTTTTCCTGTTTTAGTTGATATTATCGATTGGCACTGTCAGGGAACGCGATACAACATTCATCTCGATATGACTGATGGGTTACTTTATGCTGGTGAGGTGGGTTCGCAACTAACTTGGATGGATGCTAAAGTCGGTGACTGGGTGGTAACGCCTCGTATTGGCAAACCGATTGAAGTGAATGCTTTATGGTACAATGCATTGAGGATAATAGCAAACTTTGCTCGCCTCTTAGATAAACCGCATCAAGGGTATGAGGCAATGGCTGAGCGTACCTTAGTCAGTTTTTCCAAATTTTGGAATGATGAGATGGGTTACTGCTATGATGTTATAGATAGCCCCGAAGGAAGCGATCGCTCCTTGCGTCCCAATCAAATTTTTGCAGTATCATTGCCAGATAGCCCCCTGACTCCCGAACAACAACAGAAAGTTGTAGACGTTTGTGGTAGAGCGTTGCTCAATTCTCATGGGTTGCGTTCTTTGAGTTCGGACAGACCGGAGTATAAAGGACACTACGGGGGTAATGCGCTGCAAAGAGATGGAGCTTACCACCAAGGAACAACTTGGGGATGGTTAATTGGTCCTTTTGTTTTAGCACATCTGCGCGTTTACAAAGACCCGGTACAAGCCCGCCAGTTTTTAGAACCCATGGCAAATCATTTACGATCTCATGGGGTTGGAAATCTCAGTGAAATTTTTGATGGTGACCCCCCCATAACTCCAAGAGGGTGTATCGCTCAAGCTTGGACCGTGGCGGAAGTGTTGCGTGCTTGGTTTGCAACGGAAGAAGCTGGCGCGAATAAGTAA
- a CDS encoding TOMM precursor leader peptide-binding protein produces the protein MPIKPKFKDHFHVELSPPKNVYLLSEKGHFVLTGRLYYLLAPLLNGCYTVEEMNKHLQGQASVDEILFGLEQLEKKGYITNASSTPPPEAAFWNLLNRDADLTAQRFQQVKIAIATFGNVTAEPLKAILESLNIPVSDSGELTAVLTDDYLQPGLGTFNREALQSQRPWLLLKPVGGTIWIGPVFRPGYTGCWECLAQRLRLNREIESFLQEQKQTLEPFPISRAALPSTLHTGLNIAATEIAKWVSNSEQHSLEKTLLTFDLVSLNLQRHILVRRPQCFCCGEPNYFVTKGLQPLELTSRKKKFTDDGGFRHCLPEEAFRYYEHHISPITGVIRNLFQPFETNPLIHAYVVDHSFPREGKELEHIRNAVRPKSFGKGKTAAQAKMSALGEAIERYSGTYTGDELRVKATYAELGELAIHPYKCMQYSITQYRDRQVWNQQHHINQWIPEPFDENREIEWTPIWSLTHQKFNYLPTAYCYYGYPLPDDYNFCYADTNGTAAGICQEEAILQGFLELVERDAVAIWWYNRLHRPLVDIDSFEDSYLRNLKTYYTSIQREFWVLDLTTDLNIPTFAAISRRLNQQSEDILFGFGTHLDPKLALLRAVTEMNQMVFLSGGANPNVPTKFSRQDIQTWCRTATIENQSYLAPNSNLSVKVQGNYAPYTGDDLRDDIQTCIDVAIKHGLEVLVLDQTRPDIGICVAKVVVPGLRHFWAQFGLGRLYDVPVKLGWMQEALTENELNPIPMFL, from the coding sequence ATGCCTATCAAACCTAAATTTAAAGACCACTTTCATGTTGAATTATCTCCTCCAAAGAATGTGTATCTTTTAAGTGAAAAGGGGCATTTTGTCTTAACGGGACGCTTGTATTATCTGTTAGCACCTTTATTAAATGGGTGTTACACAGTTGAAGAAATGAACAAGCATCTGCAAGGACAAGCATCCGTTGACGAGATTCTCTTTGGTTTAGAACAACTAGAAAAAAAGGGATACATTACCAATGCAAGTAGCACACCGCCTCCCGAAGCAGCATTTTGGAATCTGCTTAATAGAGATGCAGACCTAACCGCTCAACGCTTCCAACAAGTTAAAATTGCGATCGCAACTTTTGGTAATGTCACAGCCGAGCCTTTAAAAGCTATTTTGGAATCTCTAAATATTCCTGTAAGCGATTCAGGTGAATTGACTGCTGTTCTCACCGATGATTATCTCCAACCCGGTTTAGGAACTTTTAACCGAGAAGCTTTGCAAAGTCAACGCCCTTGGCTCCTCCTAAAGCCAGTTGGTGGTACGATTTGGATCGGTCCAGTTTTTCGACCCGGTTATACGGGATGCTGGGAATGTCTGGCGCAACGGCTGCGGTTAAATCGGGAAATCGAATCTTTTCTTCAAGAACAAAAGCAAACTCTTGAGCCGTTTCCGATCTCTCGTGCTGCTTTGCCTTCTACTTTACACACGGGACTGAATATTGCAGCAACTGAAATTGCGAAATGGGTCAGCAATTCAGAACAGCACTCTTTAGAAAAGACTCTGCTCACCTTCGATCTCGTTAGCCTCAATCTACAACGTCACATTTTAGTTCGTCGTCCTCAATGTTTTTGTTGCGGTGAACCTAACTATTTTGTCACCAAAGGGCTGCAACCATTGGAATTAACCAGCCGCAAGAAAAAGTTTACTGACGATGGCGGTTTTCGTCACTGTTTACCTGAAGAAGCGTTTCGATATTACGAACATCACATCAGCCCGATTACTGGGGTCATCAGAAATCTATTTCAACCCTTTGAGACAAACCCTCTCATTCATGCTTATGTTGTAGACCACAGTTTTCCTAGGGAAGGTAAGGAGTTAGAGCATATCAGGAATGCTGTTCGCCCAAAAAGCTTTGGTAAAGGAAAAACCGCAGCACAAGCAAAAATGAGCGCTTTGGGAGAAGCCATAGAGCGGTATTCAGGAACTTATACTGGAGATGAATTAAGGGTGAAAGCCACTTATGCTGAATTGGGAGAATTGGCAATACATCCTTATAAGTGCATGCAATACAGCATAACTCAGTACCGCGATCGCCAAGTATGGAACCAGCAACACCACATTAACCAATGGATACCCGAACCATTTGATGAAAACCGAGAAATTGAATGGACTCCCATCTGGTCTCTCACCCATCAAAAATTCAACTATTTACCGACCGCCTACTGTTACTACGGCTATCCCCTACCTGACGACTACAACTTTTGCTATGCAGATACAAATGGTACGGCTGCTGGAATTTGTCAAGAAGAAGCTATCCTTCAAGGATTTCTGGAGTTAGTAGAACGGGATGCAGTAGCAATATGGTGGTACAACCGTTTACACAGACCGCTAGTTGATATAGATAGTTTTGAAGATTCTTACTTGCGGAACCTAAAAACTTACTATACATCGATCCAGCGAGAGTTTTGGGTGTTAGACCTGACCACCGATTTGAACATTCCTACTTTTGCAGCTATCTCCCGACGCCTAAATCAACAATCGGAAGACATTTTATTTGGATTTGGAACTCACCTCGATCCAAAACTCGCTTTACTGCGTGCTGTGACAGAAATGAATCAGATGGTGTTTCTTTCCGGGGGTGCGAATCCTAATGTTCCAACCAAATTCTCCCGTCAGGATATACAAACTTGGTGTAGAACCGCAACTATAGAAAATCAATCATATTTAGCGCCTAATAGCAATTTATCTGTGAAGGTGCAAGGAAATTACGCTCCATATACCGGGGATGATTTGCGAGATGATATTCAGACGTGTATTGATGTAGCTATAAAACACGGGCTAGAAGTGCTTGTCCTCGATCAAACCCGTCCAGACATTGGTATATGTGTTGCTAAAGTTGTTGTTCCCGGTCTGCGTCACTTTTGGGCGCAGTTTGGTTTGGGTCGGCTTTATGATGTACCTGTGAAGTTGGGTTGGATGCAAGAAGCATTAACGGAGAACGAGCTCAATCCAATTCCCATGTTTTTATAA
- the psbA gene encoding photosystem II q(b) protein, which translates to MTATLQRARSANVWEQFCNWITSTENRLYVGWFGVLMIPTLLSAAICFIIAFIAAPPVDIDGIREPVAGSLLYGNNIISGAVVPSSNAIGLHFYPIWEAASLDEWLYNGGPYQLVIFHFLIGVFCYLGREWELSYRLGMRPWICVAFSAPVAAATAVFLIYPIGQGSFSDGMPLGISGTFNFMLVFQAEHNILMHPFHQLGVAGVFGGSLFSAMHGSLVTSSLVRETTETESQNYGYKFGQEEETYNIVAAHGYFGRLIFQYASFNNSRSLHFFLAAWPVVGIWFTALGISTMAFNLNGFNFNQSVIDSQGRAIGTWADILNRANLGMEVMHERNAHNFPLDLASAEVAPVAISAPAING; encoded by the coding sequence ATGACAGCAACCTTACAACGCGCTCGCAGCGCCAACGTATGGGAGCAGTTCTGTAACTGGATCACCTCCACCGAAAACCGCCTTTATGTCGGCTGGTTCGGCGTATTGATGATCCCTACACTGCTCTCCGCAGCCATCTGCTTCATTATCGCATTCATCGCTGCTCCCCCTGTAGACATTGATGGTATTCGCGAACCTGTTGCAGGTTCTTTACTCTACGGCAACAACATCATCTCCGGTGCAGTTGTTCCTTCTTCTAACGCCATCGGTCTTCACTTCTACCCTATCTGGGAAGCCGCTTCTTTAGATGAGTGGTTGTACAACGGTGGTCCATACCAGTTGGTGATTTTCCACTTCCTGATTGGCGTATTCTGCTACTTGGGTCGTGAGTGGGAATTGTCCTACCGCTTGGGTATGCGTCCTTGGATCTGCGTAGCGTTCAGCGCACCTGTAGCAGCAGCTACCGCAGTGTTCTTGATCTACCCCATCGGTCAAGGTTCCTTCTCTGACGGTATGCCTTTAGGAATCTCTGGAACCTTCAACTTCATGTTGGTGTTCCAAGCAGAGCACAACATCCTCATGCACCCCTTCCACCAGTTGGGTGTAGCAGGTGTATTCGGTGGCTCCTTATTCAGTGCAATGCACGGTTCCTTGGTAACTTCTTCCTTGGTACGTGAAACAACCGAAACCGAATCACAGAACTACGGTTACAAGTTCGGACAAGAAGAAGAGACCTACAACATCGTTGCAGCACACGGCTACTTCGGAAGGCTTATCTTCCAATACGCATCATTCAACAACAGCCGCAGTTTGCACTTCTTCTTGGCAGCATGGCCAGTGGTAGGCATCTGGTTCACCGCACTCGGCATCAGCACCATGGCATTCAACCTCAACGGCTTCAACTTCAACCAATCGGTAATTGACTCCCAAGGTCGCGCTATCGGAACTTGGGCAGACATCCTCAACCGCGCTAACCTCGGTATGGAAGTGATGCACGAACGCAACGCTCACAACTTCCCTCTCGACTTAGCTTCTGCTGAAGTTGCTCCTGTTGCTATCAGTGCTCCTGCTATCAACGGCTAA
- a CDS encoding pentapeptide repeat-containing protein produces the protein MLNPIINDLRNSSIQFLEKSPHERLQTLKQLGIARYDFLTKLHLNEANIICVMRFLQNPNQLKFPNLIGADLSGLVLDEVNFIRGNLSEVNLRGSRLMNADLIFANFTCADLRDANLNGATLNQTVWLNALVEGCEFGEGIGLTQYQRDDLRLRGAKFSA, from the coding sequence ATGCTCAATCCCATAATTAACGATTTGCGTAACAGTAGTATCCAGTTTCTAGAAAAAAGTCCCCACGAACGACTGCAAACTCTCAAACAACTTGGTATAGCCCGATATGATTTTCTAACAAAATTGCATCTTAATGAAGCCAACATTATTTGTGTTATGAGATTCTTACAAAATCCAAATCAGTTAAAATTTCCCAATTTAATAGGAGCAGATTTATCAGGATTAGTTTTAGATGAAGTTAACTTTATCCGTGGGAATTTATCCGAGGTCAACTTACGTGGAAGTCGTTTAATGAATGCGGACCTCATATTTGCTAATTTCACTTGTGCTGATTTAAGAGATGCTAACTTAAATGGTGCAACGTTAAATCAAACAGTTTGGTTAAATGCCCTTGTAGAAGGGTGTGAGTTTGGCGAAGGTATTGGATTAACTCAATATCAACGTGATGATTTGCGGCTTCGTGGTGCTAAATTTTCCGCATGA
- a CDS encoding GMC oxidoreductase, with the protein MDFVPYHSGSAGSLQELETAVANQVIGARSFIAAPVQKFYVKFRTQNYRPNHLVTIRNNVDGWWQDIYGAYYNGEWVFFLEESKYRNGFKIKFVLDRQVWMEGEDIQLQPFGEHIFTEANVSFASVPLRYLHGYDNLRTDDSKLQQDAIPRNTDETIEYDVAIVGSGMGGGILADALSDSGQRVLVLEVGSLLYPTHMTNLPGDWSRLASHHQVGHFTNEPGSEFLFGVQMNFGGRSIFWSGLIPPMHDWEILAWPESIGEYLKSPQGYDRAEKLMRKQKTLGRFQNRIVRELQSTFSDYKVEDLPRSRHQPNLDNQGSLENVIEASTGTFSTASLLLDSLSFNGPVGRDNLTVNLNHLVTHIETDGSKAVAVVCQDLVGNQQRRYRAKRIVLAAGSLETPRIAIRSQLSDPNQKIGVGLTDHPAFFSNTYELDANSPYNGFENHAKILMYHKQATTTEHPYNVELLINPKYWDVAHADDDIWKQEVAKDQKTTVRLQFVFASPLDDRNRVFPRGEGQKLGVMVNRNLSGSNLFNEVRDLRNSILEFLQAPHNPNDGMHFGNEGTVHHAGGSMRMSRDRTGVVDENLKMEAYDNLYVCDVSVFPIIPAANPSLTLAALTLRLADHLAKLS; encoded by the coding sequence ATGGACTTCGTTCCTTACCACAGTGGGTCGGCGGGTTCTTTGCAGGAGCTTGAAACAGCAGTTGCAAACCAAGTCATAGGAGCTAGATCGTTTATTGCTGCTCCTGTCCAGAAGTTTTACGTGAAATTTCGCACCCAAAACTACCGCCCCAACCATCTTGTAACAATTCGCAACAATGTCGATGGTTGGTGGCAAGACATATATGGAGCATACTACAATGGCGAATGGGTCTTCTTTCTAGAGGAATCCAAGTATCGGAACGGTTTCAAGATAAAGTTTGTACTGGATCGCCAGGTCTGGATGGAAGGAGAGGACATTCAACTACAGCCATTTGGCGAACATATTTTTACAGAAGCAAATGTTTCTTTTGCCTCAGTTCCACTCCGATATTTACACGGTTATGATAATTTGCGAACTGACGATAGTAAGCTTCAGCAAGATGCTATTCCGAGAAATACTGATGAGACGATTGAATATGATGTTGCAATCGTTGGATCGGGTATGGGCGGCGGGATTCTAGCTGACGCGCTCTCCGACAGCGGTCAGCGCGTGCTTGTGCTAGAAGTAGGAAGTTTGCTCTATCCCACACACATGACAAACCTTCCCGGAGATTGGTCTCGGCTTGCATCGCATCATCAAGTAGGACATTTTACAAACGAGCCAGGATCTGAGTTCTTGTTCGGCGTACAGATGAACTTTGGGGGTCGCTCTATCTTTTGGTCGGGTCTCATTCCACCCATGCATGATTGGGAAATTCTTGCGTGGCCAGAAAGTATTGGAGAATACTTAAAGAGCCCTCAGGGATATGACCGTGCGGAAAAACTGATGCGGAAACAAAAAACTCTCGGTCGTTTCCAAAATCGTATAGTTCGGGAATTGCAAAGTACATTTTCAGATTATAAAGTGGAAGATTTGCCGCGATCGCGCCATCAACCCAATTTAGACAATCAAGGAAGTTTGGAAAATGTTATCGAAGCGTCTACGGGAACTTTTTCTACAGCCTCATTGCTACTGGATTCTCTTTCATTTAACGGTCCGGTCGGACGAGATAATTTGACGGTCAACTTAAATCACTTGGTGACTCACATAGAAACTGATGGTAGCAAAGCTGTTGCTGTTGTATGTCAAGATTTGGTAGGCAATCAGCAACGGCGTTATCGCGCAAAGCGTATTGTGCTGGCGGCTGGTTCTTTGGAGACTCCACGAATTGCCATACGCAGTCAGCTTTCCGATCCCAATCAAAAAATCGGTGTAGGTTTGACAGACCATCCTGCTTTTTTCTCAAATACCTACGAGCTGGACGCGAACAGCCCTTATAACGGGTTTGAAAATCATGCCAAGATACTAATGTACCACAAACAGGCAACGACTACCGAACATCCTTACAATGTTGAGTTGCTAATCAATCCAAAGTATTGGGATGTAGCACACGCAGATGATGATATTTGGAAGCAAGAAGTCGCAAAAGATCAAAAGACAACAGTTCGCCTGCAATTTGTTTTTGCCAGTCCGCTTGATGACCGCAACCGGGTTTTTCCACGGGGTGAAGGACAAAAGTTGGGGGTTATGGTAAACCGCAATCTCTCCGGCTCAAACCTGTTTAATGAAGTACGGGATTTACGCAATAGTATCCTCGAATTTCTACAAGCACCTCACAACCCCAATGATGGAATGCATTTTGGAAATGAAGGAACGGTACATCACGCGGGTGGTTCAATGCGGATGAGTCGCGATCGCACGGGTGTGGTGGATGAAAATCTGAAAATGGAGGCGTATGATAATCTGTATGTTTGTGATGTGTCTGTGTTTCCCATTATTCCAGCTGCAAATCCGAGTTTGACACTGGCTGCGTTGACTCTTCGTCTGGCTGACCATTTGGCTAAGTTGTCGTAA
- a CDS encoding filamentous hemagglutinin N-terminal domain-containing protein: MKVFHFLSFAGLFIGGYLAFPNVSYAQVSADGSLSTNVTSPDSLQFTITGGSRVGNNLFHSFSQFSLPTGGSAIFNNALDVQNIISRVTGGFPSNIDGMIQANGSANFFLINPNGIIFGPNAQLNIGGSFFATTANSLKFADGTELNTSLSQTPPLLTVSVPIGLQYGQPRAIAVQGATLSVQPSQTLALIGGEVIVSGGKLSAESGHVELGGVAGAGIVGITATGTQYQFIFPQDLTKANVQLTDNALVTTSGDGGGSVQLTARQVTIQDSRVEANTLGSLSGANLILNASDAVVVSSSSTTGTFDSGLFAENSGHAASEGITITSNTLLVEGEARISTATSVDSSGQGGNITVNASHAVELFGVDSRDFSLFTGLLTDTKGSGVGGDLTVNTGELIIHDGAQLTTTTSGNARGGNLTVNARDIVELIGVSPSDLLASGLFTTVEAGSGNAGILTVNTERLMIRDGAQIFAGTSNTSEGNGGNIVINATDFVSISGVSPIYKIPGGVFSNTNPDTLGNAGNLTINTNKLIIKDGANIAVDTFGFGKGGVLEINATDSVQLLGQGSLRENPLDPNQLIPTFSSLSASVLNLDNIQDATTISINTGKLLVQEGARISVDNEGLGKGGNINIQARSVVLNNQGNSQEDAGGIQATTKSGEGGNITIQVKDLLLMLNGSKILTDATGGSGNGGNISIKGSILAAFNNSDMTANAILGRGGNVQILTQGIFGTQFRPALTPDSDITATSGFGLSGVVVIKTPNIDPTKGIINLPEQLTDASTLISQSCGRDSKSSSLTITGRGGLPKSPEGLLSSDVVWQDIETTPVQLGLSPKIIMTSTKTAQSAPHEISEAQGLAVNSRGEIFLTAQALDVTLHSLWSTPPSCHSSSQ, translated from the coding sequence ATGAAAGTATTTCATTTTCTCAGTTTTGCGGGGCTGTTTATCGGTGGATATCTAGCATTCCCTAATGTCAGCTACGCCCAGGTTTCAGCTGATGGATCTCTTTCCACAAACGTTACCTCGCCTGATAGTCTTCAATTTACAATAACGGGGGGTAGTCGAGTTGGAAATAACCTGTTTCATAGTTTTAGTCAATTCTCATTACCAACAGGTGGTTCTGCCATCTTTAATAATGCTTTAGACGTACAAAATATCATTAGTCGAGTCACTGGTGGCTTTCCTTCCAATATCGATGGGATGATTCAGGCTAATGGCAGTGCGAATTTCTTCCTAATAAACCCAAATGGAATTATATTTGGTCCCAATGCCCAACTGAACATTGGTGGTTCATTTTTTGCTACTACCGCCAACAGTCTTAAGTTTGCTGATGGAACAGAGTTAAACACATCCCTATCCCAAACTCCGCCTTTGCTAACTGTTAGCGTTCCTATAGGATTACAGTACGGTCAACCAAGAGCGATCGCAGTACAAGGAGCAACTCTTTCAGTACAACCCTCTCAAACCCTAGCACTGATAGGAGGTGAGGTGATTGTAAGCGGTGGTAAACTCAGTGCTGAAAGCGGTCATGTTGAATTGGGTGGAGTTGCAGGTGCAGGTATAGTTGGGATAACAGCGACAGGTACCCAGTATCAATTCATTTTTCCTCAAGATTTGACTAAAGCTAATGTACAACTGACCGATAACGCTTTAGTCACAACCAGTGGTGATGGAGGCGGTAGCGTTCAACTTACAGCTCGGCAAGTTACAATACAAGACTCGCGTGTGGAAGCCAACACCTTAGGCTCTCTTTCCGGAGCCAACCTGATTTTAAACGCTTCTGATGCCGTTGTTGTATCGAGTTCAAGCACTACTGGTACATTTGATAGCGGTTTATTTGCGGAAAACAGCGGTCATGCAGCTAGCGAAGGAATTACGATAACGAGCAATACACTCTTAGTTGAAGGTGAGGCTCGAATATCAACCGCAACTTCAGTAGATTCATCAGGACAAGGGGGAAATATAACTGTTAACGCTTCTCATGCAGTCGAGCTATTTGGTGTTGATTCACGCGATTTCTCTTTATTTACAGGCTTGTTAACTGATACAAAAGGAAGTGGTGTTGGCGGAGACTTAACTGTTAATACGGGAGAATTAATTATCCACGATGGAGCACAGTTAACCACTACAACCTCAGGAAATGCACGAGGTGGAAATTTAACAGTTAACGCTCGAGACATTGTAGAACTTATCGGAGTTTCTCCTTCCGATCTTCTTGCGAGTGGTTTGTTTACCACAGTTGAAGCTGGTAGCGGAAATGCTGGAATTTTAACCGTGAATACAGAAAGATTAATGATTCGCGATGGCGCACAAATTTTTGCTGGTACTAGCAATACATCAGAAGGCAATGGTGGAAATATTGTTATAAACGCTACTGATTTTGTTAGTATAAGCGGTGTTTCACCTATTTATAAAATTCCAGGTGGCGTGTTTAGCAATACCAATCCTGACACCTTAGGGAACGCAGGAAATTTAACAATTAATACCAACAAACTAATTATTAAAGATGGAGCAAATATTGCTGTTGATACTTTTGGTTTTGGAAAAGGAGGAGTGCTAGAAATTAATGCTACAGATTCCGTGCAGCTATTGGGACAGGGTTCTCTCAGGGAAAATCCACTAGATCCCAATCAACTTATTCCAACATTTAGCAGCCTATCAGCAAGCGTGCTTAATCTTGATAATATCCAAGATGCCACAACGATATCAATTAATACTGGAAAATTGTTAGTTCAGGAAGGTGCAAGAATTAGCGTTGACAATGAGGGCTTGGGTAAAGGAGGTAATATTAATATTCAGGCTCGTTCGGTAGTACTAAATAATCAAGGAAATTCTCAGGAAGATGCAGGAGGAATTCAAGCCACAACAAAATCGGGTGAGGGCGGGAATATCACGATACAAGTCAAAGACCTTTTACTCATGCTGAACGGCAGTAAAATTCTCACTGACGCTACAGGTGGTAGTGGTAATGGCGGCAATATAAGCATCAAAGGCAGTATACTAGCGGCTTTTAACAACAGTGATATGACTGCGAATGCCATTCTCGGACGCGGCGGTAACGTTCAAATCCTCACTCAAGGAATCTTTGGGACTCAATTCCGTCCTGCATTAACTCCAGACAGCGATATTACCGCTACTTCTGGATTTGGCCTCAGTGGGGTTGTAGTTATAAAAACTCCGAATATCGATCCCACAAAAGGGATTATTAACTTACCAGAGCAGCTGACAGACGCCTCTACATTAATTTCTCAAAGTTGCGGACGAGATAGCAAATCTAGCAGTTTAACCATCACCGGACGTGGTGGATTGCCAAAAAGTCCGGAAGGATTGCTCAGTAGTGACGTAGTTTGGCAAGATATTGAGACAACACCAGTGCAGCTCGGTCTTAGCCCAAAAATAATAATGACTTCTACAAAGACAGCACAATCTGCTCCCCATGAAATTTCCGAAGCCCAAGGGCTTGCAGTCAATTCTCGAGGAGAGATTTTTCTAACAGCACAAGCACTAGATGTAACTCTACATAGTCTTTGGTCTACTCCTCCTAGCTGTCATTCAAGTTCTCAATAA